The Flammeovirga yaeyamensis genome segment ATTGGTTAACTGCAGAAAGCGGAGAGGTGGCCTTCTTGTTCTATTACAATAGCGATTGGACCGCAATGTTGGGCTACCCTGCCGGTCATGGTCAAGATTCCAACTTAAACGATCACCATTTCCATTGGGGATATTTTATCCATGCAGCAGCTTTTATGGAGCAATACGAACCTGGTTGGGCCGCACAATATGGAGACATGATCAACTTGTTAGTACGAGATGCATCATCACCTAATCGAGACGATGATACGTTCCCTTACTTAAGAAACTTCAGTCCGTATGCAGGACACTGTTGGGCCAACGGATTTGCATCATTCCCTCAAGGCAACGATCAAGAATCAACTTCAGAAAGTATGCAATTCCACTCTTCATTGATCCATTGGGGAGAAATATCAGGCAATAAAGAAATAAGAGATTTAGGTATCTATTTATACACGACAGAACAGGCGGCGGTAGAAGAATACTGGTTCGATATGTACGAAAGAAATTTCAAACCCGACCAACAGTACAGCTTGGTGTCTAGAGTTTGGGGAAATAGCTACGATAATGGAACATTCTGGACGGCCGACATTGCTGCTTCTTACAATATTGAATTATACCCAATTCATGGTGGATCGTTGTATCTAGGACATAACGTGGCTTATGTAGAAAAGCTATGGGCAGAGATGACTCAAAATACTCAGGTTTTGGATAAAGTGGACAATCCTAACCTTTGGTATGATGTGATGTGGAGTTATCTGGCTTTTTCTGACCCCGCAAAAGCTATCGAATTATACGACGACCACCCGGGTAGAAACATTAAATTTGGTGTATCTGATGCTCAAACTTATCATTGGTTACATGCCATGAATGCTCTAGGTAAAGTAGATATTTCCATTACTGCCGACTCTCCTTTAGCAGCTGCTTTTAATAAGGATGGGAACAAGACTTATGTAGCACACAACTACAGCAATACAGAACAGACGGTGACTTTCTCGGATGGTTATCAGTTAGTGGTTCCGGCAGGGAAAATGGCGACTAATAAGGATATATCGATTGAAGGAACGATCACTTCAAGTTTCTCTCAAGCACCTGTAGGTGGATCAGTTGATCTAACAGTTGAAGTAAAAGACATCACTCCCACTAAAGTAGAAATTTACAACGGAAGCACTTTACTTGGTAGCATCGATACGGCTCCTTTCACCGCTAAAGCGGAGAATCTAACGGCAGGGCAAAATCAGTTTTATGCTAAGATGTATGATGGAGATAAATTTGATGTCACCAACATTGTTTCGGTAACAGCTGGTTTCCAAGTAGCTTTTGGTGATGGTACTCCAGAACTTCCAGGCACGATTGAAGCCGGTCATTACGACGTTTTCGAAGGCGGTTTAGGTCAAGGCATCACTTACCAAGACAACACCACTTTCAATGAAGGAAATTATAGAAAAGACGAATATGTTGATAACGTTTTAGACAATACGGAAGGAGCAACAGTAGGCTGGACCAACGGTGGAGAATGGTTAGAATACACTGTTCAGGTAACAGCTTCTGGATTGTACGACTTATCGTATCGCTACGCATCGGGGATTGGAGAAGGCGGAGGTCCTTTTAAACTATTATCCGATGGAGAAATAATCGTAGACAATATTTTAGTAAGTTCAACTGGTGACTGGGGAGCATGGCAAACCGCAACTGTCAACAATGTTCCCCTTACCGCCGGAAAACATATACTTCGCTTAGCCTTTGACAATGGAGGTTTCAATATTGGTAAAATGACATTTGCCAAGACGGGAGAATTACCTTACAGTCAACCATTCGCAGATGCGGGAGACGATCGTGTGATTGCATTAGCCGATGGGGCCGTAGTCTTGGATGGATCGAACAGTTACGATCCCGACAATGGAGCATTAACCTATACTTGGGTTCAATTGTACGGACCAACAGTAGCGACAATTCAAGAAACATCAAGTATCTCTCCTACTTTAGGAAATCTAATTGGTGGAGAATACTTATTCGAATTAAGCGTGAGCAATGGAGAATATACGGGGAAAGATCAAGTAAAAATTACCGTAACAGAGGATGGTAAAATTCCTCCAAAAGTATCCATCACTTCACCAGAAAATCAATCGACAGTTTACATTGGCAACGAGGTCATCATCCAAACGAATCCTACCGATCAGGATGGAACGATCGCCAAAGTCGAGTTCTTTGTAGACGATCAGTCGATAGGATCAGTGACTCAAGCTCCATTTGAATTGGCTTGGAATCCTACTGAAGAAAAAATATACAGTATTCACGTTGTAGCCACAGATAATGACGATAAAACGGCTGAATCAACAGTGATTACTTTAGAGTCAAAATCAATTCCTTCGTGTAGAGGGACAAGTGTTAATGGCGATTATGATTATCAGTTTTCAGAAGATGCCTCAAATCCAACGCTTACTTTTATTCCTAATCAAGTAGGTATGGGAGCATCGGTTTGTATTTTATATCTATCTGTTGATGGTGGCGGATACGGAGGCTATTCTGTAACTGCTGATGTTCCTTTCCAAGTGAATGCTGCGGAAGGTCAAACGGTATCGTTCTATTACACTTACTCTCATCCGGAAGGAGGAGAAAGAAATACATCGGAAGATCCAAATACCTATGTGATTGGTACTTGTGATAATAGTGAAGTTGAAAACACTTATCCGTCCGTAGAAATCACTTCTCCAAAAGATGGAGACATGTTAGTAGAAGGCACTGAAATTACTATTTCTGCGGATGCTTCTGATGCTGATGGTACTGTTGCACAAGTTG includes the following:
- a CDS encoding Ig-like domain-containing protein encodes the protein MKKTTTKLIVVLWTLLTFSLPLNTYAQFVGVGNGSYTTTFPGTDAAGRNAYPAGTPQLSENALGKPVPTNDWWSTLLQSDHANNLFNYPLAMKTTNEGLVVTYIPWGVLDDVAPITVGVENLNATKTTIADHSDWTVTMDWNDGTRHFQAVSGIGMPFVYFDKQDTDVAQVDISEGTVTVTDEIITVENARNGASFVIYAPSGSVWEQNGTTYTSTLNGKNYWSLIMLPQSTSNVAAAATTYQKYAYVFPTNTTADWTYNESTSILSTVYNVEVDVKEGTDDAMLLGLLPHQWDNLSASSLQPNDVTYTSVRGTLKMLEGNTFTTENTFHGILPNLPYVTNYSDSFDPSALNQKVEALKNESLSSWTDSYNEGQVMNRLIQTARIADQTGNIEARDLMIATVKERLEDWLTAESGEVAFLFYYNSDWTAMLGYPAGHGQDSNLNDHHFHWGYFIHAAAFMEQYEPGWAAQYGDMINLLVRDASSPNRDDDTFPYLRNFSPYAGHCWANGFASFPQGNDQESTSESMQFHSSLIHWGEISGNKEIRDLGIYLYTTEQAAVEEYWFDMYERNFKPDQQYSLVSRVWGNSYDNGTFWTADIAASYNIELYPIHGGSLYLGHNVAYVEKLWAEMTQNTQVLDKVDNPNLWYDVMWSYLAFSDPAKAIELYDDHPGRNIKFGVSDAQTYHWLHAMNALGKVDISITADSPLAAAFNKDGNKTYVAHNYSNTEQTVTFSDGYQLVVPAGKMATNKDISIEGTITSSFSQAPVGGSVDLTVEVKDITPTKVEIYNGSTLLGSIDTAPFTAKAENLTAGQNQFYAKMYDGDKFDVTNIVSVTAGFQVAFGDGTPELPGTIEAGHYDVFEGGLGQGITYQDNTTFNEGNYRKDEYVDNVLDNTEGATVGWTNGGEWLEYTVQVTASGLYDLSYRYASGIGEGGGPFKLLSDGEIIVDNILVSSTGDWGAWQTATVNNVPLTAGKHILRLAFDNGGFNIGKMTFAKTGELPYSQPFADAGDDRVIALADGAVVLDGSNSYDPDNGALTYTWVQLYGPTVATIQETSSISPTLGNLIGGEYLFELSVSNGEYTGKDQVKITVTEDGKIPPKVSITSPENQSTVYIGNEVIIQTNPTDQDGTIAKVEFFVDDQSIGSVTQAPFELAWNPTEEKIYSIHVVATDNDDKTAESTVITLESKSIPSCRGTSVNGDYDYQFSEDASNPTLTFIPNQVGMGASVCILYLSVDGGGYGGYSVTADVPFQVNAAEGQTVSFYYTYSHPEGGERNTSEDPNTYVIGTCDNSEVENTYPSVEITSPKDGDMLVEGTEITISADASDADGTVAQVEFFVDNSSIGVVSQAPYEVNWTVATGGSQLKAVATDNDGNRTTSKVISIIGRSATSCLEGEVSNGHFRYIVSDASSNPTLTFVPNIAGLGDVILILHYKTTEEGVYPGHLAKPNEPFELNAPNGSTVTFYYTYSHPEGGERNTVDDIQSFVVGDCASEAENELPTVSIATSDSETAYDVNTEITFVASASDTDGTIAQVEFFVNNASIGSLTEAPYEMKWMSGTADTYTVKAVATDNDGGEASDEMNIQLNEVIPENELPTITLSTSDNATSYTVNDEITFETAVADTDGTITKVEFFINNESIRSVSEAPFEMKWSSATSGEYVVKAMVTDNDGGTASDEINITLVEDTPTSLSTDHYQVNYFPNPVTNSLTIDLPTAQQTVIIRNVEGKEMATMTLGLGQSQIDVSHLKSGIYFISVIGGDYTNSFKIIKQ